In Methylomagnum ishizawai, one DNA window encodes the following:
- a CDS encoding YcgN family cysteine cluster protein codes for MGFWHEKTLGEMSEWEWESLCDGCGRCCLHKLEDEDTGEILFTRVACHLLDIGTCRCGNYAKRGKLVPDCLSLRDGFTQFHWLPATCAYRLLAQGDDLPAWHPLVSGRADSVHTAGMSVRGFALPEAGVDCLEDHIIEWPE; via the coding sequence ATGGGCTTTTGGCACGAGAAAACCTTGGGCGAGATGAGTGAGTGGGAATGGGAATCCCTTTGTGATGGCTGCGGGCGCTGCTGTCTGCACAAGCTGGAAGACGAGGACACCGGGGAAATCCTGTTCACGCGGGTGGCCTGCCATCTGTTGGATATCGGCACCTGCCGTTGCGGCAACTACGCCAAGCGCGGCAAGCTGGTGCCGGATTGCCTGAGCCTGCGCGATGGTTTTACCCAATTCCATTGGTTGCCTGCCACCTGCGCCTACCGTCTGCTGGCCCAGGGCGACGACCTGCCCGCTTGGCACCCGCTGGTGTCGGGCCGGGCCGATTCGGTCCACACGGCCGGGATGTCGGTGCGCGGTTTCGCCCTGCCCGAAGCCGGGGTGGATTGCCTGGAGGACCATATCATCGAGTGGCCGGAATGA